From Myotis daubentonii chromosome 7, mMyoDau2.1, whole genome shotgun sequence, a single genomic window includes:
- the LOC132238007 gene encoding pro-glucagon-like, whose product MKSIYFVAGLFVMLAQGSWQHSPQDTEEKSSLYPAPHAVSLTNLHQIHKEKRNSEEERILSEFDEFLQNECVQEFVTWLLDEKKIGIAKRHDEFERHAEGTFTSDLSSYLEGQAAKEPIAWLEKALGRQELNVPETVRRRHVDGSLSDEMNTVHDILANQEYIKWLLQNKITDRK is encoded by the exons ATGAAAAGCATTTACTTTGTGGCTGGATTATTTGTGATGCTGGCCCAAGGCAGCTGGCAGCATTCCCCTCAGGACACAGAGGAGAAGTCCAG CTTGTACCCAGCTCCCCATGCAGTCTCGCTCACTAATCTGCATCAGATACATAAAGAGAAGCGCAACTCTGAAGAAGAAAGGATCCTCAGTGAGTTCGACGAGTTTCTGCAAAACGAATGTGTCCAGGAATTCGTGACTTGGTTGCTGGATGAAAAAAA GATTGGCATTGCCAAACGTCATGATGAATTTGAGAGACACGCTGAAGGGACCTTTACCAGTGATTTAAGTTCTTATTTGGAAGGCCAGGCTGCCAAGGAACCCATTGCTTGGCTAGAGAAAGCCCTAGGAAGGCAAGAGTTAA ACGTTCCTGAAACGGTCCGCCGCAGACATGTCGATGGCTCTTTGTCCGATGAAATGAATACAGTTCATGATATTCTTGCCAACCAGGAATATATAAAGTGGCTGCTGCAAAACAAAATTACTGACAG gAAGTAA